The following coding sequences lie in one Rutidosis leptorrhynchoides isolate AG116_Rl617_1_P2 chromosome 4, CSIRO_AGI_Rlap_v1, whole genome shotgun sequence genomic window:
- the LOC139844577 gene encoding uncharacterized protein isoform X2, whose protein sequence is MFRLSSGDIAGFKLLFSLAILYGMLSMISYYVMHMKFITPLGIDAPLDRFSEARAIEHVRVLAHEIDGRQEGRQGLHDAAKYIRTQLETLKDRAGSNVRVEIEESIVNGSFNMMFLGHSLSLGYRNHTNIVMRVSSLESKDTEASVLLNAHFDSPVGSPGASDCGSCVASILELARLTIDSGWAPPKPLIFLFNGAEELFMLGSHGFITTHKWRNTIGAFINLEASGSGGLDFVCQSGPGSWPSQVYSQSAIHPMGNSAAQDIFSFVPGDTDYRMFATDFGNIPGLDIIFVHGGYFYHTSADSVERLLPGSMQARGDNLFNLIKAFTNSSQLQNAHDGGLTKGHDNEQPMFFDYLSWFLVYYSRSKGLIFHSLPVAIFLLIPFFMRFSKHGLLCSFAALFDFIKGILFHVIGVIFAIIFPVVFSILRLLISKQSMNWFAHPYLAYMMFIPCSLAGILIPRICWNFFPLSQAGFRLNSSNEELADEARYWGAFGLYSLISMTYFYAGLSGGFLTLSLAAFMVPSWIIFRLSVKYYGHGSLRSAALFVVPSIPCLLHSIYFCGFLVQFLIEKMGYFIPDVIVATTIGAVTGVCVGPILPVIGKWLARPSILQLLLHTSVIALALTSQFFPYSIDAPKRVILQHTVVTTDAGQIDDISYDLSVVDSNALPFLFKHAPEVAKELHVDSEFSFINANQSHREAWMAIYPLSDLFSGSLKFPASRDEISRHYNYFPHISTTKEETMSINGSRRVYLEFSLGSLKEVWVTVLNITGPISGWSFANATLPAPEIIKGGPPSYICRLSGVANDNWTFWLETNSPGDIRIEVGVVEQYLMESMKNLKSRFPNWVDIIAFSSFLSTYTF, encoded by the exons GAAGGGCGTCAAGGTTTACATGATGCTGCAAAATATATAAGGACACAATTGGAAACATTGAAGGATCGTGCTGGATCTAATGTAAG GGTTGAAATTGAGGAAAGTATTGTTAATGGCTCTTTCAATATGATGTTTTTAGGTCACAGCTTATCTCTTGGTTACAGGAATCACACAAATATAGTAATGAG AGTTTCTTCTTTAGAATCAAAAGATACAGAAGCTTCTGTTTTATTGAATGCACATTTTGACAGTCCAGTTGGTTCACCAGGTGCCAGTGATTGTGGTTCATGTGTTG CATCTATTTTAGAGTTAGCAAGACTAACAATTGATTCTGGCTGGGCTCCTCCCAAACCACTTATTTTTTTGTTTAATGGTGCAGAAGAACTTTTCATGCTT GGGTCTCATGGATTTATAACAACACATAAATGGCGAAACACAATTGGAGCTTTTATAAATTTGGAAGCATCTGGGTCCGGAGGGCTTG ATTTTGTCTGCCAATCTGGACCTGGGTCTTGGCCTTCGCAAGTCTATTCTCAATCAGCTATACATCCTATGGGCAATAGTGCAGCTCAG GACATTTTTTCTTTTGTTCCTGGGGACACAGACTACAGAATGTTTGCCACCGATTTTGGGAACATTCCTGGACTGGACATTATCTTTGTTCATGGGGGTTACTTTTATCATACCTCAGCTGACTCAGTTGAAAGATTATT ACCTGGAAGTATGCAAGCTCGTGGCGACAATTTATTCAATTTAATTAAAGCCTTCACCAATTCTTCTCAGCTACAAAATGCACATGATGGCGGGCTTACTAAAGGACATGATAATGAACAGCCTATGTTTTTTGATTACTTGTCATGGTTTTTG GTCTACTATTCTAGAAGTAAAGGGTTGATATTTCATAGTCTACCGGTCGCCATATTCCTACTTATTCCCTTTTTTATGCGGTTCTCAAAGCATGGCCTGCTATGCTCATTTGCTGCCTTATTTGACTTCATAAAAG GAATTTTGTTTCATGTTATCGGGGTTATCTTTGCAATTATATTCCCAGTTGTCTTTTCTATCTTGAGGCTGTTAATCTCTAAACAGTCGATGAACTG GTTTGCGCATCCTTATTTAGCTTATATGATGTTTATTCCATGCTCACTTGCTGGGATTCTAATCCCAAGAATTTGTTGGAATTTTTTCCCTCTCTCTCAAGCTGGTTTTCGTCTCAATTCATCAAACgag GAACTTGCTGATGAAGCCCGGTACTGGGGTGCATTTGGTTTATATTCTCTCATCAGTATG ACTTATTTCTATGCTGGACTAAGTGGAGGTTTCTTGACATTGTCATTAGCTGCTTTCATGGTTCCTTCATGGATTATTTTCCGTTTATCTGTCAAGTATTATGGTCATGGATCACTGAG GTCTGCAGCATTATTTGTGGTACCTTCAATACCTTGCCTTCTGCATTCTATCTATTTTTGTGGGTTTCTAGTCCAATTTCTGATTGAGAAAATGG GGTACTTCATTCCTGATGTTATAGTTGCAACGACTATTGGAGCAGTTACTGGTGTGTGTGTGGGACCCATTTTACCAGTTATTGGTAAATGGTTAGCCAGACCATCTATTCTGCAATTGTTGCTCCATACCAGTGTGATTGCATTGGCCTTAACATCACAATTCTTTCCATATAGCATAGATGCACCTAAACGGGTCATTTTACAGCATACCGTGGTCACAACAG ATGCTGGACAAATTGATGACATCAGTTATGATTTGTCTGTAGTGGACTCCAATGCATTACCTTTCCTTTTCAAGCATGCTCCCGAAGTTGCAAAGGAGCTGCACGTAGATTCAGAATTTTCCTTTATAAACGCCAATCAGTCTCATCGGGAGGCCTGGATG GCAATATATCCCCTATCCGACTTGTTTTCAGGAAGCTTAAAGTTCCCTGCAAGTAGAGATGAAATCTCTAGGCATTATAATTATTTTCCACATATATCAACTACTAAAGAAGAGACTATGTCGATTAATGGTTCTCGCAGAGTTTACTTGGAGTTTTCATTGGG TTCTTTGAAGGAGGTATGGGTTACAGTCCTCAACATTACTGGTCCCATTTCCGGTTGGTCATTTGCAAACGCTACCCTCCCAG CTCCTGAAATTATTAAAGGTGGTCCACCATCATACATATGTAGACTAAGTGGTGTAGCTAATGATAACTGGACCTTTTGGTTGGAG ACAAATAGTCCAGGAGATATACGCATCGAAGTTGGTGTTGTAGAACAATACTTGATGGAATCAATGAAAAATTTGAAGAGCCGTTTTCCAAATTGGGTAGATATCATTGCGTTTTCCAGTTTTTTATCAACATATACCTTCTGA
- the LOC139844577 gene encoding uncharacterized protein isoform X1, producing MFRLSSGDIAGFKLLFSLAILYGMLSMISYYVMHMKFITPLGIDAPLDRFSEARAIEHVRVLAHEIDGRQEGRQGLHDAAKYIRTQLETLKDRAGSNVRVEIEESIVNGSFNMMFLGHSLSLGYRNHTNIVMRVSSLESKDTEASVLLNAHFDSPVGSPGASDCGSCVASILELARLTIDSGWAPPKPLIFLFNGAEELFMLGSHGFITTHKWRNTIGAFINLEASGSGGLDFVCQSGPGSWPSQVYSQSAIHPMGNSAAQDIFSFVPGDTDYRMFATDFGNIPGLDIIFVHGGYFYHTSADSVERLLPGSMQARGDNLFNLIKAFTNSSQLQNAHDGGLTKGHDNEQPMFFDYLSWFLVYYSRSKGLIFHSLPVAIFLLIPFFMRFSKHGLLCSFAALFDFIKGILFHVIGVIFAIIFPVVFSILRLLISKQSMNWFAHPYLAYMMFIPCSLAGILIPRICWNFFPLSQAGFRLNSSNEELADEARYWGAFGLYSLISMTYFYAGLSGGFLTLSLAAFMVPSWIIFRLSVKYYGHGSLRSAALFVVPSIPCLLHSIYFCGFLVQFLIEKMGMMGSLPPPHGYFIPDVIVATTIGAVTGVCVGPILPVIGKWLARPSILQLLLHTSVIALALTSQFFPYSIDAPKRVILQHTVVTTDAGQIDDISYDLSVVDSNALPFLFKHAPEVAKELHVDSEFSFINANQSHREAWMAIYPLSDLFSGSLKFPASRDEISRHYNYFPHISTTKEETMSINGSRRVYLEFSLGSLKEVWVTVLNITGPISGWSFANATLPAPEIIKGGPPSYICRLSGVANDNWTFWLETNSPGDIRIEVGVVEQYLMESMKNLKSRFPNWVDIIAFSSFLSTYTF from the exons GAAGGGCGTCAAGGTTTACATGATGCTGCAAAATATATAAGGACACAATTGGAAACATTGAAGGATCGTGCTGGATCTAATGTAAG GGTTGAAATTGAGGAAAGTATTGTTAATGGCTCTTTCAATATGATGTTTTTAGGTCACAGCTTATCTCTTGGTTACAGGAATCACACAAATATAGTAATGAG AGTTTCTTCTTTAGAATCAAAAGATACAGAAGCTTCTGTTTTATTGAATGCACATTTTGACAGTCCAGTTGGTTCACCAGGTGCCAGTGATTGTGGTTCATGTGTTG CATCTATTTTAGAGTTAGCAAGACTAACAATTGATTCTGGCTGGGCTCCTCCCAAACCACTTATTTTTTTGTTTAATGGTGCAGAAGAACTTTTCATGCTT GGGTCTCATGGATTTATAACAACACATAAATGGCGAAACACAATTGGAGCTTTTATAAATTTGGAAGCATCTGGGTCCGGAGGGCTTG ATTTTGTCTGCCAATCTGGACCTGGGTCTTGGCCTTCGCAAGTCTATTCTCAATCAGCTATACATCCTATGGGCAATAGTGCAGCTCAG GACATTTTTTCTTTTGTTCCTGGGGACACAGACTACAGAATGTTTGCCACCGATTTTGGGAACATTCCTGGACTGGACATTATCTTTGTTCATGGGGGTTACTTTTATCATACCTCAGCTGACTCAGTTGAAAGATTATT ACCTGGAAGTATGCAAGCTCGTGGCGACAATTTATTCAATTTAATTAAAGCCTTCACCAATTCTTCTCAGCTACAAAATGCACATGATGGCGGGCTTACTAAAGGACATGATAATGAACAGCCTATGTTTTTTGATTACTTGTCATGGTTTTTG GTCTACTATTCTAGAAGTAAAGGGTTGATATTTCATAGTCTACCGGTCGCCATATTCCTACTTATTCCCTTTTTTATGCGGTTCTCAAAGCATGGCCTGCTATGCTCATTTGCTGCCTTATTTGACTTCATAAAAG GAATTTTGTTTCATGTTATCGGGGTTATCTTTGCAATTATATTCCCAGTTGTCTTTTCTATCTTGAGGCTGTTAATCTCTAAACAGTCGATGAACTG GTTTGCGCATCCTTATTTAGCTTATATGATGTTTATTCCATGCTCACTTGCTGGGATTCTAATCCCAAGAATTTGTTGGAATTTTTTCCCTCTCTCTCAAGCTGGTTTTCGTCTCAATTCATCAAACgag GAACTTGCTGATGAAGCCCGGTACTGGGGTGCATTTGGTTTATATTCTCTCATCAGTATG ACTTATTTCTATGCTGGACTAAGTGGAGGTTTCTTGACATTGTCATTAGCTGCTTTCATGGTTCCTTCATGGATTATTTTCCGTTTATCTGTCAAGTATTATGGTCATGGATCACTGAG GTCTGCAGCATTATTTGTGGTACCTTCAATACCTTGCCTTCTGCATTCTATCTATTTTTGTGGGTTTCTAGTCCAATTTCTGATTGAGAAAATGGGTATGATGGGCTCACTTCCACCTCCTCATG GGTACTTCATTCCTGATGTTATAGTTGCAACGACTATTGGAGCAGTTACTGGTGTGTGTGTGGGACCCATTTTACCAGTTATTGGTAAATGGTTAGCCAGACCATCTATTCTGCAATTGTTGCTCCATACCAGTGTGATTGCATTGGCCTTAACATCACAATTCTTTCCATATAGCATAGATGCACCTAAACGGGTCATTTTACAGCATACCGTGGTCACAACAG ATGCTGGACAAATTGATGACATCAGTTATGATTTGTCTGTAGTGGACTCCAATGCATTACCTTTCCTTTTCAAGCATGCTCCCGAAGTTGCAAAGGAGCTGCACGTAGATTCAGAATTTTCCTTTATAAACGCCAATCAGTCTCATCGGGAGGCCTGGATG GCAATATATCCCCTATCCGACTTGTTTTCAGGAAGCTTAAAGTTCCCTGCAAGTAGAGATGAAATCTCTAGGCATTATAATTATTTTCCACATATATCAACTACTAAAGAAGAGACTATGTCGATTAATGGTTCTCGCAGAGTTTACTTGGAGTTTTCATTGGG TTCTTTGAAGGAGGTATGGGTTACAGTCCTCAACATTACTGGTCCCATTTCCGGTTGGTCATTTGCAAACGCTACCCTCCCAG CTCCTGAAATTATTAAAGGTGGTCCACCATCATACATATGTAGACTAAGTGGTGTAGCTAATGATAACTGGACCTTTTGGTTGGAG ACAAATAGTCCAGGAGATATACGCATCGAAGTTGGTGTTGTAGAACAATACTTGATGGAATCAATGAAAAATTTGAAGAGCCGTTTTCCAAATTGGGTAGATATCATTGCGTTTTCCAGTTTTTTATCAACATATACCTTCTGA
- the LOC139844577 gene encoding uncharacterized protein isoform X3 codes for MFRLSSGDIAGFKLLFSLAILYGMLSMISYYVMHMKFITPLGIDAPLDRFSEARAIEHVRVLAHEIDGRQEGRQGLHDAAKYIRTQLETLKDRAGSNVRVEIEESIVNGSFNMMFLGHSLSLGYRNHTNIVMRVSSLESKDTEASVLLNAHFDSPVGSPGASDCGSCVASILELARLTIDSGWAPPKPLIFLFNGAEELFMLGSHGFITTHKWRNTIGAFINLEASGSGGLDFVCQSGPGSWPSQVYSQSAIHPMGNSAAQDIFSFVPGDTDYRMFATDFGNIPGLDIIFVHGGYFYHTSADSVERLLPGSMQARGDNLFNLIKAFTNSSQLQNAHDGGLTKGHDNEQPMFFDYLSWFLVYYSRSKGLIFHSLPVAIFLLIPFFMRFSKHGLLCSFAALFDFIKGILFHVIGVIFAIIFPVVFSILRLLISKQSMNWFAHPYLAYMMFIPCSLAGILIPRICWNFFPLSQAGFRLNSSNEELADEARYWGAFGLYSLISMTYFYAGLSGGFLTLSLAAFMVPSWIIFRLSVKYYGHGSLRSAALFVVPSIPCLLHSIYFCGFLVQFLIEKMGMMGSLPPPHGYFIPDVIVATTIGAVTGVCVGPILPVIGKWLARPSILQLLLHTSVIALALTSQFFPYSIDAPKRVILQHTVVTTDAGQIDDISYDLSVVDSNALPFLFKHAPEVAKELHVDSEFSFINANQSHREAWMAIYPLSDLFSGSLKFPASRDEISRHYNYFPHISTTKEETMSINGSRRVYLEFSLGSLKEVWVTVLNITGPISGWSFANATLPDK; via the exons GAAGGGCGTCAAGGTTTACATGATGCTGCAAAATATATAAGGACACAATTGGAAACATTGAAGGATCGTGCTGGATCTAATGTAAG GGTTGAAATTGAGGAAAGTATTGTTAATGGCTCTTTCAATATGATGTTTTTAGGTCACAGCTTATCTCTTGGTTACAGGAATCACACAAATATAGTAATGAG AGTTTCTTCTTTAGAATCAAAAGATACAGAAGCTTCTGTTTTATTGAATGCACATTTTGACAGTCCAGTTGGTTCACCAGGTGCCAGTGATTGTGGTTCATGTGTTG CATCTATTTTAGAGTTAGCAAGACTAACAATTGATTCTGGCTGGGCTCCTCCCAAACCACTTATTTTTTTGTTTAATGGTGCAGAAGAACTTTTCATGCTT GGGTCTCATGGATTTATAACAACACATAAATGGCGAAACACAATTGGAGCTTTTATAAATTTGGAAGCATCTGGGTCCGGAGGGCTTG ATTTTGTCTGCCAATCTGGACCTGGGTCTTGGCCTTCGCAAGTCTATTCTCAATCAGCTATACATCCTATGGGCAATAGTGCAGCTCAG GACATTTTTTCTTTTGTTCCTGGGGACACAGACTACAGAATGTTTGCCACCGATTTTGGGAACATTCCTGGACTGGACATTATCTTTGTTCATGGGGGTTACTTTTATCATACCTCAGCTGACTCAGTTGAAAGATTATT ACCTGGAAGTATGCAAGCTCGTGGCGACAATTTATTCAATTTAATTAAAGCCTTCACCAATTCTTCTCAGCTACAAAATGCACATGATGGCGGGCTTACTAAAGGACATGATAATGAACAGCCTATGTTTTTTGATTACTTGTCATGGTTTTTG GTCTACTATTCTAGAAGTAAAGGGTTGATATTTCATAGTCTACCGGTCGCCATATTCCTACTTATTCCCTTTTTTATGCGGTTCTCAAAGCATGGCCTGCTATGCTCATTTGCTGCCTTATTTGACTTCATAAAAG GAATTTTGTTTCATGTTATCGGGGTTATCTTTGCAATTATATTCCCAGTTGTCTTTTCTATCTTGAGGCTGTTAATCTCTAAACAGTCGATGAACTG GTTTGCGCATCCTTATTTAGCTTATATGATGTTTATTCCATGCTCACTTGCTGGGATTCTAATCCCAAGAATTTGTTGGAATTTTTTCCCTCTCTCTCAAGCTGGTTTTCGTCTCAATTCATCAAACgag GAACTTGCTGATGAAGCCCGGTACTGGGGTGCATTTGGTTTATATTCTCTCATCAGTATG ACTTATTTCTATGCTGGACTAAGTGGAGGTTTCTTGACATTGTCATTAGCTGCTTTCATGGTTCCTTCATGGATTATTTTCCGTTTATCTGTCAAGTATTATGGTCATGGATCACTGAG GTCTGCAGCATTATTTGTGGTACCTTCAATACCTTGCCTTCTGCATTCTATCTATTTTTGTGGGTTTCTAGTCCAATTTCTGATTGAGAAAATGGGTATGATGGGCTCACTTCCACCTCCTCATG GGTACTTCATTCCTGATGTTATAGTTGCAACGACTATTGGAGCAGTTACTGGTGTGTGTGTGGGACCCATTTTACCAGTTATTGGTAAATGGTTAGCCAGACCATCTATTCTGCAATTGTTGCTCCATACCAGTGTGATTGCATTGGCCTTAACATCACAATTCTTTCCATATAGCATAGATGCACCTAAACGGGTCATTTTACAGCATACCGTGGTCACAACAG ATGCTGGACAAATTGATGACATCAGTTATGATTTGTCTGTAGTGGACTCCAATGCATTACCTTTCCTTTTCAAGCATGCTCCCGAAGTTGCAAAGGAGCTGCACGTAGATTCAGAATTTTCCTTTATAAACGCCAATCAGTCTCATCGGGAGGCCTGGATG GCAATATATCCCCTATCCGACTTGTTTTCAGGAAGCTTAAAGTTCCCTGCAAGTAGAGATGAAATCTCTAGGCATTATAATTATTTTCCACATATATCAACTACTAAAGAAGAGACTATGTCGATTAATGGTTCTCGCAGAGTTTACTTGGAGTTTTCATTGGG TTCTTTGAAGGAGGTATGGGTTACAGTCCTCAACATTACTGGTCCCATTTCCGGTTGGTCATTTGCAAACGCTACCCTCCCAG ACAAATAG
- the LOC139844577 gene encoding uncharacterized protein isoform X4, whose amino-acid sequence MRVSSLESKDTEASVLLNAHFDSPVGSPGASDCGSCVASILELARLTIDSGWAPPKPLIFLFNGAEELFMLGSHGFITTHKWRNTIGAFINLEASGSGGLDFVCQSGPGSWPSQVYSQSAIHPMGNSAAQDIFSFVPGDTDYRMFATDFGNIPGLDIIFVHGGYFYHTSADSVERLLPGSMQARGDNLFNLIKAFTNSSQLQNAHDGGLTKGHDNEQPMFFDYLSWFLVYYSRSKGLIFHSLPVAIFLLIPFFMRFSKHGLLCSFAALFDFIKGILFHVIGVIFAIIFPVVFSILRLLISKQSMNWFAHPYLAYMMFIPCSLAGILIPRICWNFFPLSQAGFRLNSSNEELADEARYWGAFGLYSLISMTYFYAGLSGGFLTLSLAAFMVPSWIIFRLSVKYYGHGSLRSAALFVVPSIPCLLHSIYFCGFLVQFLIEKMGMMGSLPPPHGYFIPDVIVATTIGAVTGVCVGPILPVIGKWLARPSILQLLLHTSVIALALTSQFFPYSIDAPKRVILQHTVVTTDAGQIDDISYDLSVVDSNALPFLFKHAPEVAKELHVDSEFSFINANQSHREAWMAIYPLSDLFSGSLKFPASRDEISRHYNYFPHISTTKEETMSINGSRRVYLEFSLGSLKEVWVTVLNITGPISGWSFANATLPAPEIIKGGPPSYICRLSGVANDNWTFWLETNSPGDIRIEVGVVEQYLMESMKNLKSRFPNWVDIIAFSSFLSTYTF is encoded by the exons ATGAG AGTTTCTTCTTTAGAATCAAAAGATACAGAAGCTTCTGTTTTATTGAATGCACATTTTGACAGTCCAGTTGGTTCACCAGGTGCCAGTGATTGTGGTTCATGTGTTG CATCTATTTTAGAGTTAGCAAGACTAACAATTGATTCTGGCTGGGCTCCTCCCAAACCACTTATTTTTTTGTTTAATGGTGCAGAAGAACTTTTCATGCTT GGGTCTCATGGATTTATAACAACACATAAATGGCGAAACACAATTGGAGCTTTTATAAATTTGGAAGCATCTGGGTCCGGAGGGCTTG ATTTTGTCTGCCAATCTGGACCTGGGTCTTGGCCTTCGCAAGTCTATTCTCAATCAGCTATACATCCTATGGGCAATAGTGCAGCTCAG GACATTTTTTCTTTTGTTCCTGGGGACACAGACTACAGAATGTTTGCCACCGATTTTGGGAACATTCCTGGACTGGACATTATCTTTGTTCATGGGGGTTACTTTTATCATACCTCAGCTGACTCAGTTGAAAGATTATT ACCTGGAAGTATGCAAGCTCGTGGCGACAATTTATTCAATTTAATTAAAGCCTTCACCAATTCTTCTCAGCTACAAAATGCACATGATGGCGGGCTTACTAAAGGACATGATAATGAACAGCCTATGTTTTTTGATTACTTGTCATGGTTTTTG GTCTACTATTCTAGAAGTAAAGGGTTGATATTTCATAGTCTACCGGTCGCCATATTCCTACTTATTCCCTTTTTTATGCGGTTCTCAAAGCATGGCCTGCTATGCTCATTTGCTGCCTTATTTGACTTCATAAAAG GAATTTTGTTTCATGTTATCGGGGTTATCTTTGCAATTATATTCCCAGTTGTCTTTTCTATCTTGAGGCTGTTAATCTCTAAACAGTCGATGAACTG GTTTGCGCATCCTTATTTAGCTTATATGATGTTTATTCCATGCTCACTTGCTGGGATTCTAATCCCAAGAATTTGTTGGAATTTTTTCCCTCTCTCTCAAGCTGGTTTTCGTCTCAATTCATCAAACgag GAACTTGCTGATGAAGCCCGGTACTGGGGTGCATTTGGTTTATATTCTCTCATCAGTATG ACTTATTTCTATGCTGGACTAAGTGGAGGTTTCTTGACATTGTCATTAGCTGCTTTCATGGTTCCTTCATGGATTATTTTCCGTTTATCTGTCAAGTATTATGGTCATGGATCACTGAG GTCTGCAGCATTATTTGTGGTACCTTCAATACCTTGCCTTCTGCATTCTATCTATTTTTGTGGGTTTCTAGTCCAATTTCTGATTGAGAAAATGGGTATGATGGGCTCACTTCCACCTCCTCATG GGTACTTCATTCCTGATGTTATAGTTGCAACGACTATTGGAGCAGTTACTGGTGTGTGTGTGGGACCCATTTTACCAGTTATTGGTAAATGGTTAGCCAGACCATCTATTCTGCAATTGTTGCTCCATACCAGTGTGATTGCATTGGCCTTAACATCACAATTCTTTCCATATAGCATAGATGCACCTAAACGGGTCATTTTACAGCATACCGTGGTCACAACAG ATGCTGGACAAATTGATGACATCAGTTATGATTTGTCTGTAGTGGACTCCAATGCATTACCTTTCCTTTTCAAGCATGCTCCCGAAGTTGCAAAGGAGCTGCACGTAGATTCAGAATTTTCCTTTATAAACGCCAATCAGTCTCATCGGGAGGCCTGGATG GCAATATATCCCCTATCCGACTTGTTTTCAGGAAGCTTAAAGTTCCCTGCAAGTAGAGATGAAATCTCTAGGCATTATAATTATTTTCCACATATATCAACTACTAAAGAAGAGACTATGTCGATTAATGGTTCTCGCAGAGTTTACTTGGAGTTTTCATTGGG TTCTTTGAAGGAGGTATGGGTTACAGTCCTCAACATTACTGGTCCCATTTCCGGTTGGTCATTTGCAAACGCTACCCTCCCAG CTCCTGAAATTATTAAAGGTGGTCCACCATCATACATATGTAGACTAAGTGGTGTAGCTAATGATAACTGGACCTTTTGGTTGGAG ACAAATAGTCCAGGAGATATACGCATCGAAGTTGGTGTTGTAGAACAATACTTGATGGAATCAATGAAAAATTTGAAGAGCCGTTTTCCAAATTGGGTAGATATCATTGCGTTTTCCAGTTTTTTATCAACATATACCTTCTGA
- the LOC139844578 gene encoding signal peptidase complex subunit 1-like → MDWQGQKVAEQLMQIMLVVFAIAAFITGYVLDSFQLMLYIYAGGAVLTTLTTIPNWPFYNRNPLKWLDPSESEKHPKPQMVTSLVSKKKPTKK, encoded by the coding sequence ATGGATTGGCAAGGACAAAAGGTAGCGGAGCAACTAATGCAGATTATGCTGGTTGTATTTGCAATTGCAGCATTCATCACAGGCTATGTTCTTGATTCATTTCAGCTCATGCTATACATATATGCTGGGGGAGCTGTCCTAACCACTTTGACCACCATTCCTAATTGGCCATTCTACAACCGCAATCCTCTCAAGTGGCTGGATCCCAGTGAATCTGAAAAACATCCTAAACCACAAATGGTTACAAGTTTAGTTTCTAAGAAAAAGCCAACGAAGAAGTAG
- the LOC139844831 gene encoding small ribosomal subunit biogenesis GTPase RsgA 1, mitochondrial-like: MPDQAIGKVASVQADLMRVVIKVEKSENYKEGYGFELLCVVRILLKKIERNVLVGDKVIVGSIDWINRRGRIEDVINRKTEIHQPPVANVDHLLVLFSLDQPKLEEFLLTMFLVEAESNRIPVTLALNKAELVDKQTIMSWKSKLHSWGYEPIFCSAVTKAGLDTLQLKLRDRTSVIVGPSGVGKSCLINALRSNHCGFAPTTDSILGSKWFEDQRVGEVSARIGRGKNTTSHVSLLPLSSGGYVADTSGFSDPKKLELLKVTQKCLALCFPEVRNILSASDPMKCEFSDCLHIGEPGCLVKTDWERHLYYIQLLHKIENGEEKPGTKRAKREGDVRYKGGKPQLQPKKLRRTSRKKMNQSLLDDVEFDERFFRR; encoded by the exons ATGCCGGACCAAGCCATCGGAAAAGTAGCGTCGGTTCAAGCAGATTTAATGCGTGTAGTGATTAAAGTGGAGAAATCGGAGAATTATAAGGAAGGATATGGATTTGAATTGTTGTGTGTGGTGAGGATTTTGTTGAAGAAGATTGAAAGGAATGTGTTAGTTGGTGACAAGGTAATAGTAGGCTCAATCGATTGGATTAATCGAAGAGGAAGGATAGAAGATGTTATTAACCGAAAAACTGAGATACATCAACCGCCTGTAGCCAATGTTGATCATTTGCTGGTCTTGTTTTCATTAGATCAACCTAAATTGGAAGAGTTTTTACTTACAATGTTTTTAGTTGAAGCTGAATCGAATCGGATTCCGGTTACACTAGCTTTGAACAAGGCTGAACTAGTAGATAAACAG ACGATAATGTCATGGAAGTCGAAGCTTCATAGTTGGGGTTACGAGCCCATATTTTGCAGTGCTGTGACCAAAGCTGGACTTGATACTCTGCAGTTAAAATTGAGAGATCGGACTTCTGTAATTGTGGGTCCAAGTGGCGTTGGAAAATCTTGTTTGATCAATGCTTTAAGAAGCAATCACTGTGGCTTTGCTCCTACTACAGACTCT ATTTTAGGAAGCAAGTGGTTCGAAGATCAACGAGTTGGGGAAGTATCTGCAAGAATTGGCAGAGGAAAGAACACAACTAGCCATGTGTCATTGCTCCCGTTATCTAGTGGAGGATACGTTGCAGATACTTCTGGTTTTAGCGACCCCAAAAAACTGGAACTATTGAAAGTGACACAAAAGTGTCTTGCCCTGTGCTTTCCAGAG GTTCGCAATATTCTTTCGGCTAGTGATCCAATGAAATGTGAATTTAGTGATTGTTTGCATATTGGGGAACCAGGGTGCCTTGTAAAAACTGACTGGGAAAGACATTTATACTACATCCAGTTGCTTCATAAGATTGAAAACGGAGAGGAGAAGCCAGGAACCAAACGAGCCAAACGAGAGGGTGATGTAAG ATACAAAGGTGGAAAACCACAGCTGCAGCCCAAGAAACTTAGGAGAACTTCACGTAAGAAGATGAATCAGTCTTTGCTAGATGACGTAGAGTTTGATGAAAGATTTTTTAGACGATGA